The segment tcatgagctgaaataaaagatcccagaaatgttccatatgcacaaaaagcttatttctctcaaatgttgtgcacacatttgtttacatccctgttagtgagcatttatcctttgccaagataatccatccacctgacaggtgtggcgtatcaagaagctgattaaacagcatgatctttacacaggtgcaccttgtgctggggacaataaaaggccactaaaatgtgcagttgtcacacaacacaatgccacagatgtttcaagttttgagggagcgtgcaattggcatgctgactgcaggaatgtccaccagagctgttgccagagaatttaatgttcatttctctacaataagccacctccaacattgttttagagaatttggcagtacgtccaaccggcctaacaaccgcagaccatgtgtatggcattgtgtggtccagcggtttgctgatgtcaatgttgtgaacagagtgccccatggtggcggtggggttatggtatgagcaggcataagctacggacaacaaacccaattgcattttatcgaaggcattttgaatgcacagaaatactgtgacgagatcctgaggccaatcGTGAGGCCCATTTTCTATAAGGTAtatttgaccaacagatgcatatctgtattcccagtcatgtgaaatccatagatttgggcctaatgaatttatttcaattgacttatttcctcatatcaactgtaactcagtaaaatctttgaaattgttgcatttatatttattGTTCAGTATATGGGGCAGGGGGTGATTAGAGACTTCCATCTAAATGTTCTTCTATTCTCCAGAACCTGCTTTACACAGAAACATTTGCTTAGTTAGGAATTATTTGCcaactttcccattgttccctgTATAAAGTGAATGTAAAACTGTGATGATGGGGACTCAATAAAATGTTATAATTATAATTTCTATAAATACAGCGTCTTCCATTCCAATATTCATACCAGCATACCACTTAGAATTTAGCATTATTTGGTCATGCTAGTGTTGAAATAAAGCATTGATTTGGGACATGTGGTACCAACATGGGGCAAATTTCAGTATATCTATTCCTCTGGTCTGGGGTTGCCATTATGAGGATCCGTCTCCACTCTGTCGGATGTCTGCCACACTCTCAGGCACCCTCGCCGTCATGCCGTCCAGGGATCTGGTCAGGCAGATCTGGCAACCCAGGCGGGACCTGTcagaaaaatgaaaaaaaaataggattatgacaaacaTATTTAATAAAAGCTTCACAATACTATGACCTAACCAAAATGGATCCACTTGAAATCAAGAGGAAGTGGATAATTGAAGTTGGAGAGTGAGGAGGTAATCTTATTCAAGACCTGTGTTTAGGGGGTAACGTTTTGGGTCAACATAAGTGAAGTGAGCCAGTGTCACAAGGGGTTCAGTCAACACTCCGCTAATATGATTAGTGAGATCATGACGGTCACCCTTCTCAACTTGCTCTGCCTAAACCTGCAACAGTAATACAGAACTCAAATCCCCTTCCGATTGGTTGGAAAGCAGGCTAGCGACAGTAGAAGGCATGTGCACGGTTGTTTATCCCTCTGTTCTTGTTCCTCACAATGATTATCTCCTCATCTCATAAATCAAGGCTGAACAGCATAACACTGATTACACTGgtggcaatgtgtgtgtgtgtgtgtgtaatttcaCTTGTGTGTCCAATCAATGGGCCACCaatttgtgtgtgtctctcacgtGTCCGTGAGTCCGTATGCCAGGTCCAGCATGTCCATCTCCTCGTCAGTCACTGGGCCCAGCTTATTATACACGTCTTCCTCAAAGATCAGGTGACAGGTAGAACAGGCCAGCGTCCCCTCACATgcgcctgacagacagacagacaaacagagagacagacagacacagagagacagacacagacagacacagagagacagacacagagaaagagcgaGATCAAAAAATACcactgagtgtgtgagagagcagGCGAAACCTACAATAAACAACCATTTGAATTCGACATTAAATGTAACCCAACTCACCGAACCCATCAAAATCAAGGTCCTGGTCAATAATGACATCTAGGAGAGAGTCTCCAGGAGAGCCTTTGACAGAGATCTTCTCTCCATCTCGGTTGATGAAGTGGACCGTCACCTTATTGTCAGCTCTGCACAGGAACAGACACAAGAGGGCAATTACAGACAGAAGCTGTGGTTATGCTGGGATTGGAAATATATTAGATTAACATAACACTTTCCAGATTCTCAAGGACTTTGCTTTGTATGCAGGAAATGGGTAACTCCCATAGACTTGGTAACCACCTCTCAGGACTTCTGTTGCGAATGTACAGCTAGGCCATTTTTTAAGGCGTACCTCCGAGTGGTCAAGTCTGGTTTCTGCACACAGATCCTATGGCTTGACCTTTGACAGCTATACCTAGATGTGTTGCACAATATTTCCACACAGTCGTTCCATACTCCACAGTGAGTAACTAGTCCCACAAGCAATCCAGGAATGTTGTGGTCCAACAACTGTTTAGAGATCCTGAACAGAGCCCTGGTTTGATGGCACTTATCTGCCAGACTGATCAGTCAGTTGTACCTAGCTGTACAATGGTGACAGTTtgcaaattaatttatttgcacatGATTTTCAAatgatgacatttacataaggttactcaccaccttccggagacatttgaaaccccacctctttaaggaatacctgggataggataaagtaatccttctaccccccctaacACTGCCAGAATGATTACGCAACAAGCCTTTCTGCTGAAGTTAGCATCAAATAAGCCAATAACTGAaggctatctagctaacgttagctagcgaaggTAGCCAATATGGCTAACTATCTAACTAACTAGCAAGCAAGTCGCCTAACTAATCGTGGATACCTTTATAGCTAGCATGCTAAGTAAGTTTGGGGACATGATAGAGGACACCATTCCTTACCTGAGAGGTTGTGTGTTGGTGCTAAAATCCCTTACACGAATGCAGGCCCTTCTCTGACCGGCCAATGATAAGTTCCCCGACGTTGTGTTTGTTGCTGAAATTAGTGTTTCTGCTCGACGTAGAGAACTTTCTCGTAACGAAACATGAAATAGTCTTCTTGCCGATGTCACCAGAGCCATTGCTTGGAGATGACGTTCAAAATATAGCTTAAACGACGGAGAAGAGTCCGATACAGTACTGACAAGCTAACTTCATGCCAAattcagctaacgttagctaaaatgGCTATATCTAGCCTTTTGCATAACCACAAGACACGGCTGCTCGGTCGGTGTCACGTTTATTACATAACACCTTAGCTACTGCTATATGGAGGCCATACAGCATACTGCTACACGATCAAACCTGAAATCCCCGATTTATCTCTAATTTGTTTCAATAAAATAAGCTTAACTTCTGGGCTATTTCAAAGGCAAAGCGCAaggttttacatttttatttaaggGTCTCAGAATAACTTCCTGGAACAAATTCTGACACTGCACTCTCACGTGATCTTACGTGACCAATCACAATAGTTTTCTTGGGGTCACGTTCGGGGCAGTGTACAGTGAATAGTTTTCATGTATCCAAATGTATTATATAATGTATTCCATAATGTATCCAAATGTCAGTGCATGATGATTTTTTAAAAGTTTTAAAGTTGTCTACTGTGGTCTTGAAAAGTACTCTTATCCTCAAAATCTATATATGAGCTGAAAGGGAAATTATTACTCAAAACTCATTATGGGAAAACTTAACTACCACAAGTCTCCTTTTCCATTGATACATAAGATCCTATATGGTGTATCATATCAGATATGTGTTATAATCATTTTAGTGGTTTACACAGGGCATAGTTGAAATGGAATAAAGTGATTTGATCAAATGTTACTGATATAAAAAAACAGAATCAATCAATACTGTTCTTGTT is part of the Coregonus clupeaformis isolate EN_2021a chromosome 28, ASM2061545v1, whole genome shotgun sequence genome and harbors:
- the LOC121543330 gene encoding adrenodoxin, producing MALVTSARRLFHVSLRESSLRRAETLISATNTTSGNLSLAGQRRACIRVRDFSTNTQPLRADNKVTVHFINRDGEKISVKGSPGDSLLDVIIDQDLDFDGFGACEGTLACSTCHLIFEEDVYNKLGPVTDEEMDMLDLAYGLTDTSRLGCQICLTRSLDGMTARVPESVADIRQSGDGSS